One window of candidate division KSB1 bacterium genomic DNA carries:
- a CDS encoding TM0996/MTH895 family glutaredoxin-like protein produces MHRVEVFGTGCAKCKQLFSETQAAAQEAGVEVELVKIEQIEEIVKRGVLSTPALAIDGTIKSTGRVPARADLVSWIRAACSAPSNS; encoded by the coding sequence ATGCATCGCGTCGAAGTCTTTGGCACGGGCTGCGCCAAATGCAAGCAGCTCTTCAGTGAAACGCAAGCCGCCGCGCAGGAAGCCGGCGTCGAAGTGGAACTGGTCAAGATTGAGCAGATCGAGGAAATCGTAAAGCGCGGTGTGCTGAGCACGCCCGCGCTCGCCATCGACGGCACGATCAAATCCACGGGCCGCGTCCCCGCGCGGGCCGATCTCGTGTCCTGGATTCGCGCGGCCTGCTCCGCTCCGTCGAATTCCTGA
- a CDS encoding sulfite exporter TauE/SafE family protein: MWLGIGSAIWLGILTSISPCPLATNIAAVSYIGRRVAHPLHALGGGLLYSLGRIIAYVGSGALVSWSVLSIPRLSMSLQSYMSMALGPLLVLIGLVVTGWIPLRLPGSGRWREQISTKATTYGWWGPLLLGIIFALSFCPVSAALFFGSLIPLSAQYESLVLLPLVYGLGTALPVIAVSFTLAYSVHALGRVFNALTKIERWSRLATGLAFMGIGLYLAVRAYFPEWTD, from the coding sequence ATCTGGCTCGGTATTGGCTCGGCAATTTGGCTGGGCATCCTGACCTCGATCAGTCCCTGTCCGCTGGCCACGAACATCGCGGCCGTCTCGTATATCGGACGTCGTGTCGCGCACCCGCTGCACGCGCTGGGCGGCGGCCTGCTTTATTCGCTGGGTCGCATCATCGCCTATGTCGGCAGCGGCGCGCTCGTGTCCTGGAGCGTGCTCTCGATTCCGCGCCTGTCGATGTCGCTGCAGAGCTACATGAGCATGGCGCTTGGCCCGTTGCTCGTACTGATCGGCCTCGTCGTCACCGGCTGGATTCCATTACGCCTTCCCGGTTCGGGCCGCTGGCGGGAACAGATCAGCACGAAGGCCACGACGTACGGCTGGTGGGGACCGCTCTTGCTCGGGATCATCTTCGCGTTGAGCTTTTGCCCGGTGTCCGCGGCGCTGTTCTTCGGCAGCCTGATTCCGCTGTCGGCGCAATACGAGTCTCTCGTCCTGTTGCCACTCGTCTATGGCTTGGGCACCGCGTTACCGGTGATTGCCGTTTCGTTTACGCTGGCGTATAGTGTCCATGCGCTTGGTCGCGTTTTCAATGCGCTCACGAAGATTGAGCGCTGGTCCCGCCTGGCGACCGGCCTCGCCTTCATGGGGATTGGCCTGTACCTCGCGGTGCGCGCCTACTTCCCCGAATGGACGGATTAA
- a CDS encoding efflux RND transporter periplasmic adaptor subunit: MKRFVIAALVIVAAVAAYFVWGRSDSAGSQRGKYRLGTVDRGKVQMVVTASGTVSAVTTVTVGSQVSGTLDEILVDFNSPVKKGQVIARIDPTFLQAQVTENEANLERANATLRQAQRDLRRVADLAEKQLAAQVDLDNAQTALETAQAGVKQVEAQVQRTRVNLAYSVIRSPIDGVVISRSVDVGQTVAASLQAPTLFTIAQDLKQMQIETSIDEADIGKLEEGMDATFTVDSYPELTFRAKISQIRYAAVEEQNVVTYPVILKVDNPELKLRPGMTANVTVVVSQRDDALRAPAAAVRFKPADYKPNAGGGTADSARGGHRGDGDFKGRRERAKPDATVAPGAPAESPAKQATLFVKNAKGEPEPRRVQIGLNDGSYVELLDQNLSAGDSVIVGLTGTTTQAVTMMPGMGPSGPRR; encoded by the coding sequence ATGAAACGCTTCGTCATCGCTGCACTTGTGATCGTCGCCGCCGTCGCCGCCTACTTTGTCTGGGGTCGGAGTGATTCCGCCGGATCGCAGCGCGGGAAATATCGCCTCGGCACCGTGGACCGCGGCAAAGTCCAAATGGTCGTTACCGCCAGCGGGACCGTCAGCGCCGTCACCACCGTCACCGTGGGATCGCAGGTGTCGGGAACGCTCGATGAGATCCTCGTCGATTTTAATTCGCCCGTCAAGAAGGGCCAGGTCATCGCGCGCATCGATCCCACGTTCCTGCAAGCACAAGTGACCGAAAACGAGGCTAATCTCGAACGCGCCAACGCGACGCTGCGTCAGGCACAGCGTGATCTACGTCGGGTCGCCGATTTGGCCGAAAAGCAGCTCGCCGCGCAGGTGGACCTCGACAACGCGCAGACCGCGCTCGAAACCGCGCAGGCCGGCGTGAAACAGGTCGAAGCTCAGGTGCAGCGCACCCGTGTCAATCTCGCCTATTCCGTGATTCGCTCGCCGATCGACGGCGTCGTGATTTCGCGCAGCGTCGATGTCGGCCAGACTGTCGCCGCGTCGCTGCAAGCGCCGACGCTGTTCACGATTGCGCAGGACCTGAAGCAGATGCAGATCGAAACGAGCATCGACGAAGCCGACATCGGCAAGCTCGAAGAAGGGATGGACGCCACGTTCACCGTCGATAGCTATCCCGAACTGACGTTCCGCGCCAAGATCTCCCAGATTCGCTATGCCGCCGTCGAGGAGCAGAATGTCGTGACCTATCCGGTCATTCTCAAGGTGGATAACCCCGAGCTGAAATTGCGCCCGGGGATGACGGCAAATGTGACGGTCGTGGTCTCGCAACGCGACGATGCCTTGCGCGCACCCGCGGCGGCCGTCCGCTTCAAGCCTGCCGACTACAAACCGAACGCGGGCGGCGGAACAGCCGACTCCGCGCGCGGCGGCCATCGCGGTGACGGCGACTTCAAAGGCCGGCGCGAACGCGCGAAACCCGATGCAACGGTTGCGCCGGGCGCGCCCGCGGAATCACCGGCGAAGCAGGCGACGCTGTTTGTGAAAAACGCAAAGGGCGAGCCGGAACCGCGCCGCGTACAGATCGGCCTCAACGATGGCAGCTATGTTGAACTGCTGGATCAAAATCTGAGTGCGGGGGATTCCGTAATTGTCGGTCTGACCGGAACGACGACGCAAGCCGTGACGATGATGCCGGGCATGGGCCCGAGTGGACCGCGCCGATGA
- a CDS encoding ABC transporter ATP-binding protein: MNGNGQPAVISARELTKVYRMGDVQVDALRGINLTVPPGEFLAILGASGSGKSTLMNILGCLDRPTSGQYFLNGSDVAGLPRDTLARVRNRTIGFVFQGFNLLARTSAIENAELPLIYTDMSARDRHLAAREALERVGLADRLDHHPSQLSGGQQQRVAIARALVNKPALLLADEPTGNLDTRTSEEIMTLLHDLNGAGMTIILITHEHDIGAHARRRITLRDGQIVHEEVNA; the protein is encoded by the coding sequence ATGAACGGCAACGGCCAGCCCGCCGTCATTTCCGCGCGCGAACTCACGAAGGTCTATCGCATGGGCGATGTGCAGGTGGACGCGCTGCGCGGGATCAATCTTACGGTGCCACCGGGCGAGTTCCTGGCGATTCTGGGCGCCTCCGGATCGGGCAAGTCCACGCTCATGAATATTCTCGGCTGCCTCGACCGGCCTACCTCTGGCCAATATTTTTTGAACGGCAGCGATGTGGCCGGGTTGCCGCGCGACACCCTCGCCCGCGTGCGCAATCGCACGATCGGTTTCGTATTTCAGGGCTTCAATCTGCTGGCCCGCACCTCCGCGATTGAAAATGCGGAATTGCCGCTGATCTACACGGACATGAGCGCCCGTGACCGCCATCTGGCCGCCCGCGAAGCGCTCGAGCGCGTCGGCCTCGCCGACCGCCTGGATCATCATCCGTCGCAACTTTCCGGCGGCCAGCAACAACGCGTCGCCATTGCGCGCGCCCTCGTGAACAAACCGGCCCTGCTGCTCGCCGACGAACCGACCGGGAATCTCGATACGCGAACCAGTGAAGAGATCATGACTCTGCTCCACGATCTGAACGGCGCGGGCATGACCATCATCCTGATCACGCATGAACACGATATCGGCGCGCATGCCCGTCGCCGCATTACCCTGCGCGACGGCCAGATCGTGCACGAGGAGGTCAACGCTTGA
- a CDS encoding ABC transporter permease, with amino-acid sequence MNLSSLLRVCLRALLRNKMRSALTMLGIIIGVAAVVSMVAITTGARTSVQTQISSLGDNVFMIFSGNFHRSGARMAAGTRNSLTAEDVDAIRQQSKDVHQITPTIRTNAQLVSADQNWSTSVLGVNPEYIDIRRYEIQSGRMFSDVDMRGASKVCVVGQTVITNLFNGNDPVGQTIRIRRLPFEVVGVLAAKGQAAMGQDQDDVVLIPFTTGAKKFQSGDTRVGMVFGSARDGLSLTSAQAEIRDILRARHQLGDKDDDDFTIRTQSDISKTVEASANVMTYLLGSVAMVSLLVGGIGIMNIMLVSVTERTREIGIRMSVGAREADILRQFLLEALLLSAIGGLIGVLLGGGVSLLISKLAGWPTQVSMPFAALALGFAAMVGIFFGFYPARKASRLDPIEALRYE; translated from the coding sequence GTGAATCTCTCCTCCCTGCTTCGCGTTTGCCTGCGCGCGCTCTTGCGCAACAAAATGCGCTCGGCGCTGACCATGCTGGGCATTATTATCGGTGTGGCCGCGGTGGTGTCGATGGTCGCCATCACCACCGGCGCACGCACCAGCGTGCAAACGCAGATCTCCTCGCTCGGCGATAACGTGTTCATGATCTTCTCCGGCAACTTCCATCGCTCCGGCGCGCGCATGGCCGCCGGAACGCGCAACTCGCTGACCGCCGAGGATGTTGACGCGATCCGGCAGCAGTCGAAAGACGTGCATCAGATTACGCCGACGATCCGCACCAACGCGCAGTTGGTCTCGGCGGACCAGAACTGGTCCACCTCGGTGCTCGGCGTGAATCCCGAGTACATTGATATCCGCCGCTATGAAATTCAGAGTGGCCGGATGTTCTCCGATGTCGATATGCGCGGCGCGTCGAAAGTGTGTGTCGTCGGCCAAACCGTTATCACCAACCTGTTCAACGGCAATGATCCCGTCGGCCAGACCATTCGGATTAGGCGGCTGCCCTTCGAAGTGGTCGGGGTGCTGGCCGCGAAGGGACAGGCCGCGATGGGACAGGATCAGGATGATGTCGTGCTGATCCCGTTCACGACCGGCGCCAAAAAATTCCAGAGTGGCGATACGCGCGTTGGCATGGTCTTCGGCTCGGCCCGCGACGGCCTCTCGTTGACCTCCGCGCAGGCGGAGATTCGCGATATCCTGCGCGCCCGCCATCAGCTCGGCGACAAGGACGACGATGATTTCACGATTCGCACGCAGTCCGACATCTCCAAGACCGTGGAAGCATCGGCGAACGTCATGACCTATCTGCTCGGTTCGGTCGCGATGGTCTCGCTGCTGGTGGGCGGCATCGGCATCATGAACATCATGCTCGTCAGCGTGACCGAGCGCACGCGCGAAATCGGGATTCGGATGTCCGTCGGCGCGCGCGAGGCGGATATTCTGCGACAATTCCTGCTCGAAGCGCTGTTACTCTCCGCGATCGGCGGTTTGATCGGCGTGCTGCTCGGCGGCGGCGTTTCGCTGCTCATCAGCAAGCTGGCCGGCTGGCCCACGCAAGTCTCGATGCCGTTCGCCGCGCTCGCCTTGGGTTTCGCGGCGATGGTCGGCATCTTCTTCGGCTTCTATCCGGCGCGCAAGGCGTCGCGCCTCGACCCGATCGAAGCGCTCCGGTACGAATAG
- a CDS encoding T9SS type A sorting domain-containing protein, translated as MPTMSIFLPNILAVPDGRPTLHQHLADTLLLAARCVLFVGIASCFAQPPDTLWTRTWVIAGDQVAYDATALPDGRFVLAGVADDDSGHAWGTVYMCAETGQTEWSRLFAAGSSSRFHSIDMIDQLSFVAAGSVTSAQGARSYLVRMRIDGDSVWTRSAGNTDFAAIEDVVSAGGDIFFTCGYQQSVSTGTSQLVSMKWDSSGQVIWARAVSMPYPTVTHGSAVANCADGGIVCAGYIMYETPPPVRTEIDVYVVRLDDDGDTLWTRRYGTDRDDEAVAVLSVQGAIVIVANSDAATAPLHEIYLIKILENGELVWERTYAFHGRWQRALAATYGDAQDVIVAGFERTDFPTDDQTFFAMRVDAQGDTVWTKQIGSSMFAAAQTVVRTDDNGYIFAGSQFDFSPGSNDIRLARVYPDMSVSPARQEHVDWLTAEIIPNPSSGAAQLVVQPAQHGNLTVLITDVLGRRLMIPMEMAGSNGERRYTLYTAGMPCGVYFVSIRVGNTETVKQLHIVK; from the coding sequence ATGCCGACCATGAGTATCTTCCTGCCGAACATTCTGGCCGTTCCTGACGGACGGCCCACACTGCACCAACACCTTGCCGATACCTTGCTGCTTGCGGCGAGGTGTGTTTTATTTGTGGGGATCGCGAGCTGTTTCGCTCAGCCGCCGGATACGCTGTGGACGCGAACATGGGTGATTGCGGGCGATCAAGTCGCATATGATGCCACGGCATTGCCTGATGGTCGATTTGTCCTCGCGGGGGTAGCGGACGATGACTCGGGCCACGCATGGGGCACGGTATACATGTGCGCTGAAACAGGCCAGACTGAGTGGTCACGACTGTTCGCCGCAGGCAGCAGTTCACGATTCCACAGCATCGACATGATAGACCAGTTGTCATTTGTTGCAGCGGGCAGCGTGACTTCAGCCCAAGGCGCCAGATCGTACTTGGTGCGGATGCGAATCGACGGCGACAGCGTATGGACGAGAAGCGCCGGTAACACCGATTTCGCCGCAATCGAGGACGTAGTTTCGGCGGGAGGTGACATCTTCTTCACCTGCGGTTACCAGCAGTCTGTGTCGACGGGAACGAGTCAATTAGTGTCGATGAAGTGGGACTCGTCCGGGCAGGTGATCTGGGCACGGGCCGTATCAATGCCGTACCCCACGGTGACACACGGAAGTGCGGTGGCCAACTGTGCGGATGGCGGGATTGTGTGTGCCGGGTACATCATGTACGAGACCCCGCCGCCAGTGAGAACAGAGATCGACGTTTACGTTGTGCGCTTGGATGACGATGGGGATACACTTTGGACTCGGCGGTACGGGACAGATCGCGATGATGAGGCGGTTGCGGTACTTTCGGTGCAGGGCGCCATTGTGATTGTTGCAAATTCGGACGCGGCGACGGCACCTCTACACGAAATCTACCTGATCAAGATCTTAGAGAACGGGGAACTGGTGTGGGAACGGACTTACGCATTCCACGGACGGTGGCAACGCGCCTTGGCGGCAACGTATGGGGATGCGCAGGACGTCATCGTTGCGGGGTTCGAACGTACCGATTTCCCAACCGATGACCAGACCTTCTTCGCTATGCGTGTTGATGCTCAAGGCGACACGGTATGGACCAAGCAGATCGGAAGCTCTATGTTTGCCGCAGCCCAGACCGTTGTTCGCACCGATGACAACGGCTACATATTCGCGGGCTCCCAATTCGATTTCTCTCCCGGTTCCAACGATATCCGATTGGCACGAGTGTACCCAGATATGTCGGTGTCGCCGGCTCGGCAAGAGCATGTTGACTGGCTCACAGCAGAGATCATTCCGAATCCGTCGAGTGGTGCAGCCCAACTGGTTGTTCAGCCTGCCCAACACGGGAATCTGACGGTACTAATTACGGATGTCTTGGGTCGCCGCCTGATGATCCCGATGGAGATGGCCGGGTCCAACGGAGAGCGCCGCTACACGCTCTACACCGCCGGAATGCCGTGTGGTGTCTACTTCGTGTCAATACGAGTTGGAAACACAGAGACGGTGAAGCAACTTCACATCGTCAAGTAG
- a CDS encoding outer membrane beta-barrel protein, with amino-acid sequence MNFLSLTLTILLAVFSVLSAPAAFAAQPDIGFKGIGPRLGYVDPESGLDGALEFGVDFQLGEWAPQLKWDASLSYWSSTQEWGWAGRAYDWSLNDLAIRTGVNYHFLQGDWEPYAGGGLGLHLYSWDYAGSPTYTDKDDSELGFYIDGGIHHQFNKQWSGQAQLQFDFADVDQTAILLQAIYHLGK; translated from the coding sequence ATGAATTTTCTGTCACTCACCCTCACTATCTTACTCGCAGTTTTCAGCGTGCTCAGCGCGCCGGCCGCGTTCGCGGCCCAGCCGGATATCGGCTTCAAAGGCATCGGCCCGCGGCTCGGCTATGTGGACCCCGAATCCGGACTCGACGGCGCGCTCGAGTTCGGCGTGGATTTCCAGCTCGGCGAATGGGCGCCCCAACTGAAGTGGGATGCTTCGCTTAGCTATTGGAGCAGCACGCAGGAATGGGGCTGGGCCGGACGCGCCTACGACTGGTCGTTGAACGATCTCGCCATTCGCACCGGAGTCAACTACCACTTCCTGCAAGGCGATTGGGAACCCTATGCCGGCGGCGGACTGGGCTTGCACCTGTATTCCTGGGACTATGCCGGTTCCCCGACCTATACCGACAAAGATGACAGCGAGCTGGGCTTCTACATCGATGGCGGCATCCACCACCAGTTCAACAAACAGTGGTCCGGGCAGGCGCAGCTCCAATTCGACTTCGCCGATGTTGACCAGACCGCTATCTTGCTGCAGGCCATCTATCATCTCGGCAAGTAG
- a CDS encoding T9SS type A sorting domain-containing protein — protein MKRLFISVLLLPIAVYAAISDPAAGRGPVRRRALDVANPNIENAVIRNGRLDLNITNFGYIGNSDPSQDALTDPCPPGGWAESLEYPPGSGVHYLYQAALWFGAEIVEGPDSLTPRVSVGVDGWLNPSVNEFWPGEGEQHGIRWRSNIPGAVNCFGEDIFDPAARAHLEAIAVYADTLTEDYWLVDDPVDGPHRPLGVEVTQSILGWTSPQFADFLLLEFRVRNIGTNVLRNPALGLYCDSDVGYYDLFNEHTDDLTGFLLTDTLTGDTVNIGYVADNDGRRSASHSGPIGIPAAIGISGWSRDNADAVTGYNWWMSNGDLTYDFAPGWLAHPDSGTPMGDLAKYRFLDGGEQDYDQVLNCDLAYRQSHPQLYREPCTPELLSQAWRSEVNENCADIVNGYDTRFLLSLDPVGVFDYIDPAGACVYRLNPGEEFTVTFALLMGPGFHDPEHPQVDPLYIDPTLYDFTGLLRTYRTARMMWDSNYSYQPPRPVANLRPVGNDATQVHLVWSAAAGEHIVGYNVVRVWNDSLASPLTPSPIPGLEFTATGLQLGEDVLLAVEAVDDSGYSSAREDTLVRVGAALPVTGITAHAFGDGIRVSWNASNDPLVISYQIMRISAADDTMRSTLPATQTAFDDEILISGREYRYRLFALNSRGLTSLPSSQASAIAWHPEHRILLIDETDPANLNDLNLTGGIADTLVDAAYREIMETLNLPFDTLQQHESASIRYSLETLANYDLVIWHSEDNRNLTNYPLAVARAEVLRQYLEHNGRLLRLGRRIFTTHALQVGRLRSEFDFHWLLPLNFDSLQVWNRWSPQSQSLQFVGATSTLTSFPDIAIDATKVQSLRWRGNSLDYLPEIDLMWPRWPGVPLYRSVVLPTDSSGLGNQPVGIIAPGQILLSFPLYFLQAEDARELLSACIDTLRSMLAVEPPVPPVSLPQSLVLHPCFPNPFNPETTIRFELPTAELATVELYNMLGQRVATLMNRPLPAGMQELKWSGVDDHGSIVGSGIYFVRLSTIHGVATQKLLLMR, from the coding sequence ATGAAGCGGCTGTTCATTTCCGTGTTATTGCTGCCGATCGCTGTTTATGCGGCGATTTCCGATCCGGCGGCGGGTCGCGGGCCGGTTCGGCGGAGGGCGCTGGATGTCGCCAATCCCAACATTGAAAACGCCGTCATACGGAACGGCCGGCTGGATCTGAATATCACGAATTTCGGGTACATCGGAAACAGCGATCCGAGCCAAGATGCACTCACGGACCCCTGTCCTCCGGGTGGCTGGGCGGAGTCGCTGGAGTACCCGCCGGGATCGGGTGTTCACTATCTGTATCAGGCGGCGCTGTGGTTCGGCGCGGAGATCGTCGAGGGACCGGATTCGCTAACGCCTCGCGTGAGCGTGGGTGTTGACGGGTGGCTGAATCCGTCGGTGAACGAATTCTGGCCAGGCGAGGGTGAACAGCACGGCATCAGGTGGCGCTCGAACATTCCCGGTGCGGTCAACTGCTTCGGGGAGGACATCTTCGATCCGGCCGCGCGGGCGCACCTCGAAGCAATCGCCGTCTATGCGGACACGCTGACGGAAGATTACTGGCTGGTCGATGATCCAGTGGATGGACCGCATCGCCCGTTGGGTGTAGAGGTAACGCAGAGCATTCTGGGTTGGACGAGTCCGCAATTTGCGGATTTTTTGTTGCTGGAGTTTCGCGTACGCAATATCGGCACCAACGTCTTGCGCAACCCGGCGCTCGGTCTCTATTGTGACTCCGACGTCGGATATTACGATCTGTTCAATGAGCACACGGATGACCTCACGGGTTTTCTGCTGACGGACACCCTGACGGGCGACACGGTGAATATCGGCTACGTGGCTGACAATGACGGCCGCCGCAGCGCCTCGCATTCCGGGCCGATCGGGATTCCGGCGGCCATCGGGATCTCCGGCTGGAGTCGCGACAATGCAGATGCTGTGACGGGCTACAACTGGTGGATGTCTAATGGCGACTTGACCTACGACTTTGCGCCGGGCTGGTTGGCGCACCCCGATTCCGGAACCCCGATGGGAGACCTGGCGAAGTACCGGTTTTTGGACGGGGGGGAGCAGGACTACGACCAGGTGCTGAACTGCGATCTGGCCTATCGGCAATCGCACCCGCAACTCTATCGGGAGCCATGCACGCCGGAGCTGCTCAGTCAGGCGTGGCGGAGCGAGGTCAATGAGAACTGCGCAGACATCGTCAACGGCTATGACACACGATTTCTGCTCTCCCTCGATCCGGTGGGCGTGTTCGATTACATAGATCCCGCGGGGGCGTGCGTGTACCGCTTAAATCCGGGCGAGGAGTTCACGGTCACGTTCGCGCTCTTGATGGGACCGGGATTTCATGATCCGGAGCACCCGCAGGTGGATCCGCTGTACATCGATCCCACGCTCTACGATTTCACCGGTCTGCTGCGGACCTATCGCACCGCGCGGATGATGTGGGACAGCAATTACAGCTACCAGCCGCCGCGGCCCGTCGCCAATCTGCGTCCGGTCGGAAACGACGCGACGCAAGTGCACCTGGTCTGGTCGGCCGCAGCTGGTGAGCACATCGTCGGTTACAATGTTGTCCGGGTCTGGAACGACTCGCTGGCTTCTCCGCTGACACCGAGTCCGATCCCGGGCCTGGAATTCACCGCGACCGGGTTGCAGCTGGGTGAGGACGTACTTCTGGCCGTGGAGGCCGTGGATGACAGCGGCTATTCGAGTGCGCGCGAAGATACGTTGGTGAGAGTCGGCGCGGCGCTGCCGGTCACCGGTATCACGGCGCATGCGTTTGGCGACGGCATTCGCGTAAGCTGGAATGCGAGTAATGATCCGCTCGTCATCAGTTATCAGATTATGCGCATTTCCGCGGCGGATGACACGATGCGGTCCACGCTCCCCGCAACGCAAACGGCATTCGATGATGAAATCCTCATCTCCGGTCGCGAATATCGCTATCGCCTGTTCGCCCTGAATTCGCGCGGCCTCACCAGTCTGCCGTCGAGCCAAGCGAGTGCTATCGCCTGGCACCCCGAACATCGAATTCTGCTCATCGACGAGACCGATCCGGCGAACCTGAATGACCTCAATCTGACTGGCGGCATTGCGGACACCCTGGTCGATGCCGCGTATCGGGAGATCATGGAGACCTTGAATCTGCCGTTCGACACCCTCCAGCAGCATGAGTCGGCCAGCATCCGTTACTCGTTGGAGACCTTGGCCAATTACGATCTCGTCATTTGGCATAGCGAAGACAATCGAAATCTCACGAACTACCCGCTTGCCGTCGCTCGCGCGGAGGTGCTCAGACAGTATCTCGAACATAATGGCCGATTGCTGCGGCTGGGCCGGCGGATATTCACCACGCACGCACTTCAGGTCGGCCGGTTACGCAGCGAGTTCGATTTCCACTGGCTGCTGCCGCTCAATTTTGACTCTCTGCAAGTGTGGAACCGGTGGTCGCCGCAGAGCCAATCGCTGCAATTCGTCGGCGCGACGAGCACGTTGACCTCGTTCCCGGACATAGCCATTGATGCGACCAAGGTCCAGTCGCTGAGATGGCGGGGCAATTCGCTGGACTATCTACCCGAAATCGACCTGATGTGGCCGCGCTGGCCGGGCGTGCCGCTCTATCGGTCGGTCGTATTGCCGACCGATTCGAGCGGACTTGGAAATCAACCGGTGGGGATCATCGCGCCGGGACAGATCCTGCTGAGCTTCCCACTCTATTTTCTGCAAGCGGAGGATGCGCGGGAATTGCTGAGCGCCTGCATTGACACGCTGCGTTCGATGCTGGCGGTCGAGCCGCCGGTGCCGCCGGTTTCGCTGCCGCAATCCCTGGTGCTGCATCCCTGCTTTCCGAATCCGTTCAATCCCGAAACGACAATTCGATTCGAGCTGCCGACCGCGGAGCTGGCGACGGTTGAATTGTACAACATGCTCGGACAGCGCGTCGCGACCTTGATGAATCGGCCGCTGCCTGCAGGAATGCAGGAGCTGAAGTGGAGCGGTGTGGACGATCACGGCTCGATTGTCGGAAGCGGAATCTACTTTGTACGCCTCAGCACGATACACGGCGTCGCGACGCAGAAGCTCTTGCTGATGCGCTGA
- a CDS encoding TlpA family protein disulfide reductase translates to MDVARKAEDEWKALDSAGVVDRFRAAWESDPNSARAGYLYGRVAPTAIDKIRIGRQVVALDPKWSYGYRLLLATYVYDLFENSTAPSKQAELKPELPKDEPLFQRFAEVDSESSFPQQFLFAYRIYKREAAAARAQYERAVKDSADWAGVEQRAQLLCIEGKYDEALAEITADVETLIAAGQRGAEYKPSEIQSGYVTALRRAHAYDAAIAYFQHPPRTDDHGDAEYNIACLYALSGNSGEAFAHLRAAAAAGFAQTYRLDSDTDLEILHADPQWQDVTAQVAARKASTTQELVAGLREHRLDKPAPDWELTDETGKTVKLSDLRGQVVLLDFWATWCGPCRMAMPVIDQYIKTQMPKRGVRIFSVNVWEEPGLKSEIFMEKKGYAMELLHGNKELSKLYGFNGIPYLCAIDKHGTVRYEELGFDYNLADKLPLWVEDLLKE, encoded by the coding sequence ATGGACGTCGCACGCAAGGCCGAGGACGAGTGGAAGGCGCTGGATTCGGCGGGGGTCGTTGATCGTTTTCGCGCTGCTTGGGAGAGCGACCCAAACTCCGCTCGTGCGGGCTATCTCTACGGACGAGTCGCGCCGACGGCGATCGACAAGATCCGAATTGGCCGTCAGGTCGTGGCGCTTGACCCCAAGTGGTCGTACGGCTACCGGCTGTTACTCGCGACGTATGTTTACGATTTGTTTGAGAACTCGACGGCACCGTCCAAACAGGCGGAGCTGAAGCCGGAGCTCCCGAAGGACGAGCCGCTGTTCCAGCGGTTTGCGGAGGTCGATTCCGAGTCTTCTTTCCCGCAGCAATTTCTGTTTGCCTACCGGATTTACAAGCGCGAGGCGGCGGCGGCACGAGCACAGTACGAGCGCGCGGTCAAGGACTCGGCGGACTGGGCGGGTGTGGAGCAGCGGGCGCAGTTGCTCTGCATTGAAGGCAAGTACGACGAGGCGCTGGCGGAGATCACGGCCGACGTTGAAACGCTGATTGCGGCGGGACAGCGCGGGGCGGAATACAAACCGAGCGAGATTCAAAGCGGCTATGTTACCGCGTTGCGCAGGGCGCACGCGTACGACGCGGCGATTGCGTACTTCCAGCATCCCCCGCGCACCGATGACCATGGTGACGCCGAATACAATATCGCCTGTCTCTATGCCCTGTCGGGCAACAGCGGCGAAGCGTTCGCGCATTTGAGGGCCGCGGCCGCCGCCGGCTTTGCGCAGACCTATCGACTGGATTCTGACACGGATCTGGAGATCCTGCACGCGGATCCGCAGTGGCAGGACGTGACCGCACAAGTCGCCGCGCGCAAGGCGTCCACGACGCAGGAACTGGTTGCCGGGCTGCGTGAACATCGGCTTGACAAGCCCGCGCCGGACTGGGAGTTGACAGACGAAACGGGGAAGACCGTGAAGCTGTCGGACCTGCGCGGGCAGGTGGTGTTGCTCGATTTCTGGGCGACGTGGTGCGGGCCGTGCCGAATGGCGATGCCCGTCATCGATCAGTATATCAAGACGCAGATGCCCAAACGGGGCGTGCGCATTTTTTCGGTCAATGTGTGGGAAGAGCCGGGGCTGAAGAGCGAAATCTTTATGGAGAAGAAGGGCTACGCGATGGAACTCCTGCACGGCAACAAGGAACTCTCCAAGCTGTATGGCTTCAACGGGATTCCGTACTTGTGCGCGATTGACAAGCACGGCACGGTCCGCTACGAGGAGCTGGGCTTCGACTACAATCTGGCCGACAAGCTGCCGTTGTGGGTGGAGGATTTGCTCAAGGAGTGA